A window of Prevotella fusca JCM 17724 genomic DNA:
TCTTCATGTGGTCGAGGGACTGATACATAGGACAATAGATGTCGGTATTGAAGTTTTCCTCGGCACGTTCATATTGGATAAGACGTGTCTTGTCGGCGTTCTTCAGCCATCGGTAGGTGTGTTCGAAGTTCACGCCGTTGCCTGCTTCATTGCCCAGCGACCAGATAATGATGCTCGGGTGGTCCTTTGAACGTTCATACATGCGGCGTGTTCTGTCCATGTGTGCAGCCAGCCAGGTACTGTCCTTTGCTAAAGACTCTTTGCCATAGCCCATTCCGTGAGACTCAATGTTAGCCTCGTCAATGACATACAAGCCGTATTTGTCGCACAGCTGGTACCAGTAAGAGTCGTTAGGATAGTGAGAACAACGCACAAGGTTGATGTTGTTCTGCTTCATCAGTCGGATGTCCTGTTCCATGAGTTCCTTGCTCACGGTGCGTCCGAGCTCTGAATGTTCATGTCTGTTGACACCCTTCACGAGGATAGGTGTACCGTTCACGCAGAGCTGTTTGTCCTTTATTTCTATGGTTCTGAAGCCCACCTTGCTGCCAGTCTGCTCAGTAACGTTGCCGTTCTTGTCCTTCAGTGTGATGAGGAGCGTGTAGAGGTTAGGGTGTTCGGCACTCCACGCAGCGACGTTCTGTACGGTCTTTGTGGTGAAATTTATCAGCTCGTCATTACCCTTTTCGCTGACGGACTTATCCTCAGAGAGGACAGTATTGCCCTTTGCATCGGTCAGAACATAGCTTACAGTACCATTTCCTGCACCTTTAATATTTGTAGTAAGGCTGAAATTTCCACTGAAAGAGCCGTTAGCTTGCTTGTCAACACCTGCTGCAACGTTGTAATCAGCAATATACTGCGTCGGGGTAGAGTAGAGGTAAACGTCCTGCTCAATACCACTTATGCGCCAATAGTCCTGACACTCGAGGTAAGAGCCAGCTGCCCAGCGGTAGACTTCCATAGCGATAGTGTTCTCACCATCGTTCAGATACTTCGTGATGTCCCACTCTGAAGGCATCTTTGCACCCATATTATAGCCAATGTAGGTTCCGTTTATCCACAGATAGAAGAACGACTTGACACCCTCGCAGCAAAGAACTATGCGTCGACCCTTCCATGTTGAAGGCACAGTAAAGGTGCGGCGGTAAGATCCCACTTCGTTCTCTGCGTATGGAACAAGGGGAGGATTCTTCTTGAATTGGAAGAGTTTGTCATCAAACTCGTAGGTTTCGTTGACATAGATAGGCAGACCATAGCCCTGACGTTCCCAGTTTCCTGGCACGTTGATTTCGTTCCATCCCTGTACGGCAAAGTCAGTCTGGAAGAAGTTTTTTGGTCTGTTGTCAGGATTCTTGGTCCAGTGGAATTTCCATTTGCCGTTGAGTGTCATGTAATAGTCCGACTGCTCATAGCCTCCGGGCTGTTGTAGCTTATCAACCGAGCTGTAAGGCAGGACATAAGCATGCGGCTCAATCTTGTTCAAACCTGTGGTGTACTGACTCTGCCACTCAGGGGTAGGCGTCTGTGCAAATGAACACAAGGGGGTAAGTGCTCCTAAAAGAAGCGCGTAAAGTTTTCTCATGTCTATGTTAGGTAATGAAGTTGTCCGAAAGCGACCTTGCTAATTCACAATAGAGAAGATAACTCTCCCAGCTTGTTATTCTGAGAGGGTTATCTCCTTGTTGTTGATAGTGTAATGGAAAGAAATGGTATAAGAGAGTCCGTCCAATACGTTTCTTATATCCTTGTTCTTCTTGATTACACCCGTATAAGTCTTCTTGTTGTCTAATTTGGAATCAACGATGATCTTATAATCATAGAGCTGCTCCAGAATGTGTGCAATCTCTTTGACCTGCATATTGTTGAACGGTATCATGTTGTCACGCCACACAGCATCGACAGCTGCATACTCATTCTCGGTCTTGATGGACTTTGAGTCTTTGCTTACGGTAGCCTTCTGGTTGGGATGAAGGATAACCTTTCCCTGTCCGTTGAGCCCTGTCACTTCCAGTTTTCCTTCTATCAGGCTGATGACTTCACGTCCTTCGGCACTCTGTCCGTTGAAGTTGAAGGTTGTTCCTAATACCTTTGCTGATGCGCCGTCACTGTTTACAATGAATGGCTTTTCTGCATTCTTGGTCACATGAAACAGTGCCTCGCCCTTCAAGTTGACCTTTCTCTCATCTCCTTCAAAGTTGTCTGCGTAGCTGATGGTCGCTCCCTTGTTCAGCCAGACAGTGGACTGGTCAGGTAATGTGACTTTTTTTATTTCATTCAGAGCGGCAACAGTGATGGTTTTTTCAGAACGGTAAAGATAGGCAAAGAGCCCTCCTCCAATCATCAGTACAGCCATCAGAATGGCTGCGGCATAGCGTAGGAAGTGGAATGTGCCTTTACTTCTCTTCTGTTTCTCGTAAGCGTCAATCTGATTGAAGAGTCTGGCTTCTGCTTCCTCAATCTTTTCAGATGTGGCAAGTGGGTTAGGCTTTCCCAGGTGGTAAGCCAGTTCCATCCCGAAGAAGTCCTTGCGATTCTCCTCCGAGTGTGCGAGCCATTCTGCCAGCTGCTCCATCTCTCTGTCTGTTGCCTTGCCAGTGAGATAGTCTTTGGTAATCTTATTATTTATATCGCTCATTCTGTTTTGCTTCAACTGCGGTCTTTAATTATGCTTTTTAATCAATATCAATTTATCAGATGATATTCTTTATAACAACCCAACAGCTCTTTTTACGTAATGATGATTAATAAAAAATGTTATAACCGTGTAGATCCGTCACTACAGCATGCTTTGTCTGTCGTTGTTTTTTCAGCGTTGTGACAGCGTGTTGCCATAGTCAATGGTATAGAAAAACACGATGAAAATTGTTATTATATAGGGTTTACAGTTGTTCAGTCACATAGCCTTCTCGTGAAATATATTTACAAACAAGAGGGGCTTAATAGTCTTGTAAACAGCATGAAAATGCTTTCGTGACAAGGTTTGTAACAGTCTTTCAATCAGGTGATTATATGGTTGTACAAGAAAAGCAGCTTAATTGGGCTTGAATTAAGCCTTAGTTGGCGTTCAATTAAGGCTTAGTTCGATGCCAATCAGGGCTTGAAAGGGACGCAAGTAAGCATCTGTTGGATTTCTGTCAGGTGAGTTTTTATTACAAAAGTCAGGAAACCCAAATGTCAGCGTTACGGTTTTTGCCCGTTCCGTATCCGTTTCAGGCAACGGCGACAGGGCAAACTGGCTTTGCAGCAGTTCAGTCCTCGTTAGGGAAAGTCTTATGCGTGGCGTTTCAGTTTTAGTCTTAAAGACTTCAAAGCCTTGTAAAGATGCACTTCTACAGTGCGTATTGAGATGCCTAACTGTTCGGCAATCTCCTTGTTCTTCTTGTCGTGCTGATAGCTGAGGATGAATACTTCACGGCATTTGGTAGGAAGTTCTCCGATGGCATCATTGATTTGCTTGCGCATCTCCAGTCCTTCAATATAACCCATTACATCGTTAGCCTCGGGGTTATAGTAGTCCAGCTTGAACTGAGTAACCTTCTTCACGCTTTCGGCATGGTTGCTGACCACTGTACGGTGCTTGATGACATTGAGTGCACGGGTATAGACGATGCGATAGAGGAAAGCCTTGATGTGGTTTTCGTCTTCAACGTCTTCCTTGTGTTTCCAAAGTTCCATGAAGGCTTCCTGCACGATGTCTTCCGCCTCGTCGTCGTGTACAAGGCGTGCGGCATAGAAGGAAAGAGAGGGGTATAATGCCCTGAATATCTGTCTGAACCTTTGTTCTGGTAATGTCATCGTTGATTTCTTGTTCCTGCCGATTATGGTTCTATCAGTACCTGCAGATTGGCATCTGGCATGGTGTCAGCAGAAGAATTTTAATCTTTATGTGACAAAGATACACTTTTTTATACTTGCTAAAGGGGCTTTAGTGGTTAATTTATGTGAAATGGATGTGTTCTACCTCTTATATAAAGAAAATTGACTATCTTTGTAAAAATAAAGTTTTAAGTAGATGTTCATAATTAATTGCCAGTATATTTAAGTCTGTTTTCCATTCAGTCTGCCAGCTTGAAGTAAGGAATGTAGCAGGCTACACGATTGATGAGAGTTGCCGGATTGACAAAGAACAGACCTGGGGATATTGGTAAAGCAAGGAATAAAACATAAAAAAACATGTATGCGGTTAATTCTGAATACCTGTTTTTATGTGTCGTCAGCGTGTTATAAAGATAATACCTGTTGAAATGGAATATGAGTAAAGCTGATAGTCCGAAAGTATATTTTACCCTTAGATTATGTCTGTGTGCCTTCCTGTTGTTGATAGGTGTACAGACTGCTTCTGCGCAGGTGTCGCTGACGACGAATCAGACAGAACTGAAGACGGTCATACAACGCATAAAATCGAAGACTAAATATCGCTTTTTTTACAATGACGAACTTGGAAAAGAACTGGTCAATGCTGTTTCCATGCGCAATCTGCCGATTGATTTCGTTCTGGACAGGCTCTTTGAGAACACGGGAATAACGTATAAGATAATTGACAATATCATCTATCTGAAGAAGGAAAAGCAGCCTGTAGCAGGTGGGGAAGCCAATGCTCCGGCTTCTGACCATCCGCAACGTAAGGACGGAACACGCAAAACGCCTGTGCTCTATACTTTCAATGGGCAGATACAGGACGTGGCAGGCAATCCGCTCATTGGTGCAACGGTCATGGTAAAGGGGGCTTCAAAGGCGCATGCTGTTGCTGACCTTGAAGGTAAGTTTGTGCTGAAAACTGAGAATCCCAATCCGTTGCTGATAGTCTCCTGTATAGGTTATAATTCTGTCGAGAAGCGTATCGAGAGCCGGCATAACCAGCTGTTTGTGTTGAAGGAAAATCTCTTCGAGTTAGGAGATGTCTTTGTGACGGCTTTGGGTATAAGCCGTTCACGTAGAGCCTTGAACTATAATGTCAAGCAGATGGATGGGGATGAAGTGAATACTGTGAAGACAACCAATCTTATCAATGCCTTGGGAGGAAAGCTGGCTGGCGTCTCTGTCAATGAATCGGCAGCCGGAATGGGTGGTGCAGCGCGTGTTGTGATGCGTGGTCCGAAGTCGTTGGCGCAGAGCAATCAGCCACTTTATGTCATTGACGGTATCCCTGTCAATAACCGTAGCAATGATGATGTGAAAAGTGGTATATACTCCCAGCAGCCCGGTACGGAGGGTATTTCAGATATTAACCCGGATGATGTGGAGAGTGTTTCCGTGCTCAGTGGTGCCGCTGCCGCAGCCCTTTATGGATCTGCTGCCGCACAGGGTGCTGTGATGATAAAGACGAAGTCGGGAAGAGTGGGGAAGATGTCAGTGGAATTATCCTCAAGCACCCAGTTCCTGTCGCCCTTTGTCTTGCCCGAGTTTCAGAGCAGGTATGGCAACCGCATCAACGAGATGAAGTCGTGGGGAGCAAAGAATACGCATGGCTCTGGCGGCTACACGCCCGATGAATTCTTCCGTACGGGGGTAAACTTTACCAACAATGCCACGCTGACAACGGGTACTGAGCGCAACCAGGTATATCTTTCTCTGGGTTCTTCAACCGTGAGCGGCATTATTCCTAACAATGATTTCCAGCGTTATAATCTTACGTTCAAGAATGTTTTTTCAACCTTGCAGGACAAGCTGAGGCTTACTTTTTCTTTTAAGTTCGTAAGGGAGAATGACAGGAACATGTTGGCACAGGGACAATACTTCAATCCCCTGACATCAGTCTACCTTTTTCCGCGTGGTGAGAGTTTTGAGGCAATCAAGGAGTTTGAGACTTATGATGTGTCACGAGGGATAAGTCTGCAGAACTGGAAGTATGGTGACGACCTGAAGATGCAGAACCCTTATTGGGTGGCTAACCGTATGGTCAAGACGACAAAGCGCAACAGATACCTTACAGACCTCGGTGTGAAGTATAATCTTACAAACTGGTTGGCACTTGAAGGACGTCTCCGGTGGGATGAGGCTGTGAATAAGCTGGAGGACAAACGCTATGCTTCCACGCTCGACATCTTTACCCATTCACCTTACGGATATTATGGTTATTGCAAGGTGAACGACCGTTCTCTCTATGCTGACTTCATGGCTGACATTTCCAGACGTTGGGAGAACTTCTCACTTGAAGCGAATGTTGGGGCGGCATTCTCAAAAACATCGTATGATGTGGCTGGTTTTCAAGGTGGTTTGAAGGCACCATCAAATATCTTTACACCGAATGCAATCGACTACAGTAAGGTGTCGGGAGATAACCGTCCAATCTTCGATATTACACGTCATGCCATCAATTCGCTTTTTGGAAGTGTGGAAATGGGCTGGCGTGAACGCATTTATCTGACGGTGACAGGCCGAAATGACTGGGATTCAGCTCTCAGCAACACTGCCCAGCAGTCCTTCTTCTATCCTTCTGTAGGCTTGTCGACCATTCTCTCAAGGCAGTTCAAGCTGCCGGAATTCATCGACTTTCTGAAGTTCCGAATGTCATGGGCATCTGTAGGGTCAGCCATACCAGCTAACATCTCTTCCACTTCACGCTACGAGTATATCCCCTCTACGGGAACTTACCACACAGTGACCTATAAGTTTCCAAAGAACTTCTATCCTGAACGGACAAACTCGTGGGAAGCGGGTATGACGGCTAATCTGTTCAAGGAAGCAGTGTCAGTGAAATTCACGCTCTACCAATCGGATACGAAGAACCAGACTTTTCTTCGCCAGATAACCTTGGGTGGTGCTTATAACCGGGAGTATATCCAGGCGGGAAACGTGCGGAACAGGGGCTTGGAACTGGGTGTCGGCTACAATAAGAAATGGAACAGTCTGCGCTGGGCGGTGGATATGAATTACAGTATGAACCGTAACCGTATTGTCAGATTGCTTGATAATCCTGATGAAACCTTGCGACAAGGCGGATTGAATGGTTGCGAAGTGATACTGACACAAGGCGGCACGATGGGCGACCTATATACATTTACTGATTATAAGCGGGATGCACAGGGAAACATCCAGCTTAATTCAGACGGGCAGGTGATGCAGATGGAATTGCCTTCACCTAAGCTGGTCGGCTCGGTGTTGCCTAAGGCACACCTTGGATTGAGCAGTAAGCTGTCGTGGAAGGGAATGGAGTTCGGCATGCTGATTACAGCCCGTTTGGGTGGAGTCTGTGTGTCGCAGACACAGGCTTTCATGGATTCGTACGGCGTATCTAAGAAAACAGCGGAGCTGCGGGATAGAGGTGGAGTTAAGATAGGTGAGCAGTTGCTCTCGACGGAGAAGTTTTATTCGGTCGTGGGAGGTGAGACTCCAATCTGGGATGAGTATGTTTATAAAGCATCAAATGCCAGAATAAGGGAGCTTTACCTTGGTTACACGTTCGATAAGTTGATTCGTGGGGCAAAGGTGTCGTTGGCTCTGACAGCGAGAAACCTGCTGATGTTGTACTGTAAGGCACCTTTCGACCCTGAAGCAACACCTTCCACGGATATTTACTATCAAGGCTTTGATTATTTCATGCAGCCCAGCCAACGCTCGTTGGGCTTTAGTATCAACGTAAAACTTTAAGGTTATGATGTTTAGTAGAAAGATACAGTTCTTCTTGTTCTGTCTGCTGGCAGTCCTGTCTTCCTGTACGGGCAACTTCGTTGATATAAACCGTCCGGGTAGCAAGTTGTCGCCCGAGGAGCTGCAACGCGATAACTATGCGGTAGGCTCTTTCCTTATTCAGATGCAGGGAGTGGCTTTCCCAGAGCAGGAGAATGCTTACCAGACGATGATAGACTTCGTTGGCAACTATCTTGGACGTTACACAACCTACACAAAAGAGCTGCCGAAGAACCACACGCTTTTCAATGCAAGCAACGCTTGGTGTGCCTGGCCTGCCTCTTATGCACCCTCCGTCGTCTCTGCTTTCAATGAGGTGGTGACGCTGAACGGCAAGGAAAATATTTCTTATGCATGGGCATTGATACTGCGAGCACAGGCATTCCTGCGTTTTACGGACATATACGGACCGTTCCCGCTCAGTATGGATAAAGACAATGCCGAGGTTTATTCTTCGCAACGGGACATTTATCTGCAACTGATAAACGACCTTGACAAGGCGACAGCCTATATTGCATCTGATGTAAACCTTGCCAATGAAAAGACCGTTTTTGCCCCATACGACCTTGTTTACAAGGGCGATTTCAATAAATGGCGTAAGTTTGCCAATTCGCTCAAGCTGCGCATTGCCGTGCGTATCAGCAATGTGGAACCAGCAATGGCACGTTCGTTGGCAGAACAGGCTGTTAGGGATGGTGTGATAGAAGACAATGAAGAAAACTGTACCATCAGTTATAACAAGTCGGGCTTGTGGACTACTGCTGTTTCATGGGGCGACAGTCGCATCTGTGCCGACCTTGAAAGCTACATGACAGGATATAGGGATTCACGACTGTCAAAGTACTTCTTGCAGCCGAATGTGGCTGGTAGCCGTAAGTTCATTGGCTGTCGGGCAGGAGCGTTGATTGAGAGCAATGTACTTGCCAAGCGTCTTTATTCTACGGTCAACCTGTCAGAGACAACTCCGGGAGTATGGCTTACGGCTTCAGAGATGGCTTTCTGCAAGGCAGAAGGTGTCCTGCGTGGTTGGAATATGGGTAGCGGAGCTGTCAGGGACTTCTATGAGCAGGGGATAAAACTATCCTTCAAGCAGTGGGGAGCGGATGGTGTTGCTGCCTATTTGCTTGATGATACATCAGTGGAAGCTGATTATACAGACGCATCAGGGGGCTTTGGAGGGAATGTTACGAAGGTTTCAACGATTACCATAAAATGGAATGACAATGCACCGATGGCGGAGAAAATGGAGCGGTTGATTACGCAGAAGTGGATAGCTCTTTTCCCGAACGGACAGGAGGCATGGAACGAAATCCGCCGTACAGGTTACCCTCGCATCTTCCCTGTACCACAGGCTACCAATGGATATACGCTATTGACGCCCAACAGGATTCCCTTTGACAAAAATCAGCAAATCAATAACCGTAGTAATTATGACAAGGCTGTAGAGTACTTAGGCGGTGCGGATGATTACGCAACGCCAATGTGGTGGCAGAAATAGGATTTTTTCTGTGCTTATATAGTAGCGTTTTTGAGAAAGTTTCTTTACAAAAGCATATGCTTCTATATGCTGTTTTTGCACTCAAAAAGGCTGTTTTTATCACTCTTGTAATCGTCATGTAATCAGGTAGTTATAAGAGTACGCAAGAAAAGGTGCTTAATTGGACTTCAAAAGGGCGTTAGTAAGACCCCAAAAGGGCATCTTTTGGAAGCTAATTGGGCGTCTTTTCGAATCCAATTAAGCATCTCTTTGCTTTTGAATAGTGAATTTTTATTTACAGTTACTTCGGTTTCTACTTCCCTTTTGATAGGTATATGATTCTTTGGTCGTTTTGTCGTTGGGTGTAGGTTATAGATTTAAAATATAATATTACAGTTCGATATAAGTTTATATGTGGAAAAAGTTTACTTGATAGTCATAATATCAAAGGAAACGGCTAAAGGAACTGCTACAATATATTAGAATCGACTATAGGAAATTGAGGTATACCAAGGATTATAGGGCACGTGACTATATGCCTTTCCAACTGGGTAAAAATAACTTCTTAAAATATCGATACTATCCAGATTACCTTGTTAATAGCAAAGATGATAATGATAGGGATTATATCACAAACTGTACCAAGGTTTTAAGTGGTATGAGTATTAGCTGTAATTCCATTAATCTCCTCGTTGATGGGGGTAATATGGTCGTATGTGGTCCATATATTGTAATGACGGATAAAGTATATGTAGAAAATCATTGTAAGAAAGACGACGCTGAATTCAAAGCGAGACTTGAGTCTGAGTTAGGACATCCAGTCATTATTATACCTTGGACTATGCGCGGTGATTTTGATGCTAAAGATACAGATAAGTATGGACATTCTGACGGTTTCATAAAATGGTGTGGCGATAATCGTATACTGATGTGTAACCACGGTGATGAATATCCAGAAGAAGCTACTGCTATAAAAAATGAACTTGAGATGTATGGGTTTGAAGTGGCTGAGATGAGATTTAATGATAAGGTGACTTCGCCTATGGCAGGTCTCAATTGGGCTTATATCAATTTCCT
This region includes:
- a CDS encoding glycoside hydrolase family 2 TIM barrel-domain containing protein; this translates as MRKLYALLLGALTPLCSFAQTPTPEWQSQYTTGLNKIEPHAYVLPYSSVDKLQQPGGYEQSDYYMTLNGKWKFHWTKNPDNRPKNFFQTDFAVQGWNEINVPGNWERQGYGLPIYVNETYEFDDKLFQFKKNPPLVPYAENEVGSYRRTFTVPSTWKGRRIVLCCEGVKSFFYLWINGTYIGYNMGAKMPSEWDITKYLNDGENTIAMEVYRWAAGSYLECQDYWRISGIEQDVYLYSTPTQYIADYNVAAGVDKQANGSFSGNFSLTTNIKGAGNGTVSYVLTDAKGNTVLSEDKSVSEKGNDELINFTTKTVQNVAAWSAEHPNLYTLLITLKDKNGNVTEQTGSKVGFRTIEIKDKQLCVNGTPILVKGVNRHEHSELGRTVSKELMEQDIRLMKQNNINLVRCSHYPNDSYWYQLCDKYGLYVIDEANIESHGMGYGKESLAKDSTWLAAHMDRTRRMYERSKDHPSIIIWSLGNEAGNGVNFEHTYRWLKNADKTRLIQYERAEENFNTDIYCPMYQSLDHMKKYAKRTDTTRPYIMCEYLHAMGNSCGGMKDYWDLIESESILQGGSIWDWVDQSFREIDRNGNWYWSYGGDYGPKDVPSFDNFCCNGLIAADRTPHPHLAEVKKIYQNIKSELVSTEKEISVKVKNWFDFTNLNAYQLNWQIIDENGKTVLEGTQHVDCAPHETTTIILPSVSAGTQKELYLNLTWRPVNDALILTKNDVVAYDQFVLERAVDCTTFLPREKQRISYKVNENTGELTSLKNGSQEFLDAPLSLSLYRPATDNDGRDQFGVRVWRKDGLDSISQKVTKITRNKEVTRAETEVIGKKGNVIGKAVFTYQPLKNGALAVKVDFTPDTAAIKSLARLGLTFRVKDSFDKVEYNGRGDVETYNDRTQAGLIGRYKTTAEAMFHYYVKPQATGNRTDVRWMSLSDTRNSLMVAAKRPFQFSVTPFSDSVIDRATHINQLSRDGMLTVHLDAAQNGVGTATCGPGVAEKYRVAVKPTNFEFVLYPALAK
- a CDS encoding FecR family protein, which produces MSDINNKITKDYLTGKATDREMEQLAEWLAHSEENRKDFFGMELAYHLGKPNPLATSEKIEEAEARLFNQIDAYEKQKRSKGTFHFLRYAAAILMAVLMIGGGLFAYLYRSEKTITVAALNEIKKVTLPDQSTVWLNKGATISYADNFEGDERKVNLKGEALFHVTKNAEKPFIVNSDGASAKVLGTTFNFNGQSAEGREVISLIEGKLEVTGLNGQGKVILHPNQKATVSKDSKSIKTENEYAAVDAVWRDNMIPFNNMQVKEIAHILEQLYDYKIIVDSKLDNKKTYTGVIKKNKDIRNVLDGLSYTISFHYTINNKEITLSE
- a CDS encoding RNA polymerase sigma-70 factor, translated to MTLPEQRFRQIFRALYPSLSFYAARLVHDDEAEDIVQEAFMELWKHKEDVEDENHIKAFLYRIVYTRALNVIKHRTVVSNHAESVKKVTQFKLDYYNPEANDVMGYIEGLEMRKQINDAIGELPTKCREVFILSYQHDKKNKEIAEQLGISIRTVEVHLYKALKSLRLKLKRHA
- a CDS encoding SusC/RagA family TonB-linked outer membrane protein, whose product is MSKADSPKVYFTLRLCLCAFLLLIGVQTASAQVSLTTNQTELKTVIQRIKSKTKYRFFYNDELGKELVNAVSMRNLPIDFVLDRLFENTGITYKIIDNIIYLKKEKQPVAGGEANAPASDHPQRKDGTRKTPVLYTFNGQIQDVAGNPLIGATVMVKGASKAHAVADLEGKFVLKTENPNPLLIVSCIGYNSVEKRIESRHNQLFVLKENLFELGDVFVTALGISRSRRALNYNVKQMDGDEVNTVKTTNLINALGGKLAGVSVNESAAGMGGAARVVMRGPKSLAQSNQPLYVIDGIPVNNRSNDDVKSGIYSQQPGTEGISDINPDDVESVSVLSGAAAAALYGSAAAQGAVMIKTKSGRVGKMSVELSSSTQFLSPFVLPEFQSRYGNRINEMKSWGAKNTHGSGGYTPDEFFRTGVNFTNNATLTTGTERNQVYLSLGSSTVSGIIPNNDFQRYNLTFKNVFSTLQDKLRLTFSFKFVRENDRNMLAQGQYFNPLTSVYLFPRGESFEAIKEFETYDVSRGISLQNWKYGDDLKMQNPYWVANRMVKTTKRNRYLTDLGVKYNLTNWLALEGRLRWDEAVNKLEDKRYASTLDIFTHSPYGYYGYCKVNDRSLYADFMADISRRWENFSLEANVGAAFSKTSYDVAGFQGGLKAPSNIFTPNAIDYSKVSGDNRPIFDITRHAINSLFGSVEMGWRERIYLTVTGRNDWDSALSNTAQQSFFYPSVGLSTILSRQFKLPEFIDFLKFRMSWASVGSAIPANISSTSRYEYIPSTGTYHTVTYKFPKNFYPERTNSWEAGMTANLFKEAVSVKFTLYQSDTKNQTFLRQITLGGAYNREYIQAGNVRNRGLELGVGYNKKWNSLRWAVDMNYSMNRNRIVRLLDNPDETLRQGGLNGCEVILTQGGTMGDLYTFTDYKRDAQGNIQLNSDGQVMQMELPSPKLVGSVLPKAHLGLSSKLSWKGMEFGMLITARLGGVCVSQTQAFMDSYGVSKKTAELRDRGGVKIGEQLLSTEKFYSVVGGETPIWDEYVYKASNARIRELYLGYTFDKLIRGAKVSLALTARNLLMLYCKAPFDPEATPSTDIYYQGFDYFMQPSQRSLGFSINVKL
- a CDS encoding RagB/SusD family nutrient uptake outer membrane protein produces the protein MMFSRKIQFFLFCLLAVLSSCTGNFVDINRPGSKLSPEELQRDNYAVGSFLIQMQGVAFPEQENAYQTMIDFVGNYLGRYTTYTKELPKNHTLFNASNAWCAWPASYAPSVVSAFNEVVTLNGKENISYAWALILRAQAFLRFTDIYGPFPLSMDKDNAEVYSSQRDIYLQLINDLDKATAYIASDVNLANEKTVFAPYDLVYKGDFNKWRKFANSLKLRIAVRISNVEPAMARSLAEQAVRDGVIEDNEENCTISYNKSGLWTTAVSWGDSRICADLESYMTGYRDSRLSKYFLQPNVAGSRKFIGCRAGALIESNVLAKRLYSTVNLSETTPGVWLTASEMAFCKAEGVLRGWNMGSGAVRDFYEQGIKLSFKQWGADGVAAYLLDDTSVEADYTDASGGFGGNVTKVSTITIKWNDNAPMAEKMERLITQKWIALFPNGQEAWNEIRRTGYPRIFPVPQATNGYTLLTPNRIPFDKNQQINNRSNYDKAVEYLGGADDYATPMWWQK
- a CDS encoding agmatine deiminase family protein; the encoded protein is MRYTKDYRARDYMPFQLGKNNFLKYRYYPDYLVNSKDDNDRDYITNCTKVLSGMSISCNSINLLVDGGNMVVCGPYIVMTDKVYVENHCKKDDAEFKARLESELGHPVIIIPWTMRGDFDAKDTDKYGHSDGFIKWCGDNRILMCNHGDEYPEEATAIKNELEMYGFEVAEMRFNDKVTSPMAGLNWAYINFLQVGKHIIMPIFNIEEDFIAYNYIADAFPDCTIHQIEMAEIVEEGGALHCISWNIFQNN